The proteins below come from a single Triticum aestivum cultivar Chinese Spring chromosome 5D, IWGSC CS RefSeq v2.1, whole genome shotgun sequence genomic window:
- the LOC123124581 gene encoding uncharacterized protein, translating to MCPLRVILIFLSATVAGFFLLRGLNADPDCFQDGDDGSESPRAAVPLHSKVGSAVKTGFWTTVDMASGRYLWRTLVAPPANSESDKAR from the exons ATGTGCCCGCTGAGGGTGATACTCATCTTCCTCTCCGCCACCGTCGCCGGATTCTTCCTCCTCCGCGGCCTCAACGCCGACCCCGACTGTTTCCAAGACGGCGACGACGGCTCGGAATCTCCCAGGGCCGCCGTTCCCCTCCATTCCAAG GTTGGTTCAGCTGTGAAAACCGGGTTCTGGACAACGGTGGACATGGCGAGCGGGCGGTACCTTTGGCGGACCCTTGTTGCGCCACCGGCCAATTCTGAATCCGACAAGGCCCGGTGA